Proteins encoded by one window of Alkalinema sp. FACHB-956:
- a CDS encoding AI-2E family transporter, whose amino-acid sequence MMQQTNRWLTWWETISPLGKVLAIALAVPLLVVNIWAVSTIFEYFNSLFVIVIAASLLAFLLNYPVTLLQLKGNNRERASIVVFLLSISLLLALGVTLVPLALAQAEQLISSLPKWIDSGKQQLLLLNMQLENMGFPINLDLLTEQIVDRLKSQLQAITEKVLNLALFTVTSLLDSLLTLVLTFYLLQHGDELWESLIDWLPVRIRQPFSQTLRVSFQNFFLGQFILATSLGSILTLAFLWLRVPFGLLFGLTIGTMALVPFGGSVGIALVTLLVALRDIWLGVKVLATAVLVQQIIENIIAPRVLSSITGLNPVWVFISILTGARVGGLLGVIIAVPTAVVIKTALGALKAPTPAIAATGDNPAIMEPAIVETRLTTEESEGPIEAS is encoded by the coding sequence ATGATGCAGCAGACCAATCGATGGTTGACTTGGTGGGAAACCATTTCACCGCTAGGCAAGGTGTTAGCGATCGCACTAGCAGTTCCGCTGCTGGTAGTGAATATTTGGGCAGTTTCAACCATTTTTGAATACTTTAACTCCCTCTTTGTCATTGTCATTGCTGCGTCATTATTGGCGTTTTTGCTCAATTATCCCGTTACTTTACTACAACTGAAGGGAAATAATCGGGAACGGGCTTCGATCGTTGTCTTCCTGCTGTCGATTTCCCTACTGCTGGCCTTGGGGGTGACGCTGGTTCCGTTAGCCCTAGCCCAAGCTGAACAATTAATTTCGAGTTTGCCCAAATGGATCGATTCTGGGAAGCAACAACTGCTGCTGTTAAATATGCAGTTGGAGAACATGGGCTTCCCGATCAATTTGGATCTGCTGACGGAACAAATTGTCGATCGGTTAAAAAGTCAACTACAGGCCATTACCGAAAAGGTTTTGAATCTGGCACTGTTTACCGTTACCAGTCTGTTGGATTCACTGTTAACGTTAGTGTTGACATTTTATTTACTCCAGCATGGCGATGAACTGTGGGAAAGTCTAATTGATTGGTTGCCCGTTCGCATTCGTCAGCCCTTTTCCCAAACGTTGCGAGTCAGTTTCCAGAACTTTTTCCTGGGTCAGTTCATTCTGGCGACTTCCTTGGGTTCAATTTTGACCCTCGCCTTTCTCTGGTTGCGGGTCCCCTTTGGCCTCTTGTTTGGGCTGACGATCGGAACCATGGCACTGGTTCCCTTCGGGGGATCTGTGGGTATTGCGTTAGTCACCTTACTCGTTGCGCTGCGGGATATCTGGCTAGGCGTTAAGGTGCTGGCAACGGCGGTGTTAGTGCAGCAAATTATTGAAAACATCATTGCGCCCCGCGTTCTCAGCAGCATTACAGGCTTGAATCCAGTGTGGGTATTCATTTCCATTTTGACGGGAGCACGCGTGGGCGGTCTGTTGGGAGTCATTATTGCAGTGCCCACCGCCGTGGTGATTAAAACCGCCTTAGGGGCCCTGAAAGCCCCGACCCCAGCGATCGCAGCTACAGGAGACAATCCCGCGATCATGGAACCCGCGATCGTGGAAACCCGTTTAACAACGGAAGAATCGGAAGGCCCGATCGAGGCTTCATAG
- a CDS encoding PAS domain S-box protein yields MDLRTRSLPQVDLRSIILREPLVADASTTVLQAITQMSCVATMVPALDSLRRSRCVVVLDGEEVLGVVSEQAVLRLVAQQAPIAQIPLSQLLPSPALTLKESNLTDWVTVIQFMEQHQISYLPIVDVHDRLTGLLSYECLQQLAQFSQQASTLIDQCNTTNEQLQTELVERHQTTIELQASEQRYAALVAASPVGIVHTDNEGICTYVNDRYCEILGLDATALLGQPWSVGYRPEDLEHIVEEYEKAHRENRLWAIEYQIQRPDGSDAWIYGQVAVEYNAEGQEIGFVGTITDISDRKRTEFLLESQHKVLERIAKSEPLSDILDALLRTTEFHLPGTLCSILLCQGGHLHCAAAPSLPLAYCAAVNGAPIREGIGSCGTAAFRREVVIVSDIATDPLWRDYQALALTYDLRACWSAPIVSGEGTVLGVFGIYYREQRVPQPQDLDRLRQSAHIAGIAIERSQAIEALHQLNQELECRVEERTAALQASENRWQLAFNGSKAGIWDWDLQNNVKFYSHGWKQNRGYEDEEISDSVEEFFARIHPDDYENLMVIMAALRSGETDVFEVEYRSCCKDGSYIWVLDRGQAWRDASGQVVRILGTEIDITDRKHIEAALADSEAKFRRLIEGGQDVIWSIDSQDRFTYLSPQFKTVFGWEPSEWIGRPSLEAVYPDDREWLIQQRLLPAINTAQSYLEFRHCHRDRPYVWVRASTTPVMDATGQVIGYQGILTDITDRKMAEMALQASQAQYQRLTENIPGVIYRYVLYADGQDAYTYLGACLYDMFELESEAVLQSTQPLWDRVHPDDIPHLQAIILQSAQTLQPCNKEFRVILAHGRIKWIQFISQPEQQSDGSLAWDGIFFDVTDRKTAEIALQASERRYASLAAAAPVAIFRFDAQLNCTYVNDRWSEMTGRPAESALGRGWLNALHPEEREQTRETLAELQKSLDFNLSSLATGEGRHLNPDGTINWFYSKIVQEFDDSGQMIGFIGTLTDITDRKTIEQELILKKKHLTALLNNIPHIAWIKDEQSRFIAVNQPFAEACGVAADDLIGQTDYDIWPADLAEAYRDDDFQVLQSGQRKVVEERVAMANGTLGWLETTKTPFRNVNGAFAGTVGIAADITDRKTAEIALRESERRYASLAVAAPVAIFRFDAQHNCTYLNDRWSEMTGRPIESGYGLGWLEAIHPDDRSKLAALVWSEANVPIAPEAMSLSSWEGRHLHPDGTITWFYVQTVRELDESGNLLGYVGTLTDITDRKRIEAELAESEAKFRRLVEGGQDLIWSADAEDRFTYLSPQFKTLFGWEPSDWIGRLAVETVYPDDRPLFLEHQSIEHVGTGIGYHGGTGIGYMEFRHLHRDLPYIWVRVSVKPIFDPEGQIVGFQGTLSDITSLKNAELALQESERRYASLAAAVPVAIYRFDSPLNCVYVNERWSEITGRPRESALGQGWIDGLHPDDRDQLLETWENLWQQASPSTQYFQVGEWRHLRPDGTINWFYSQVAQELDSDGNVIGYVGTLTDITDRKMAELALQESQTQFHRMTENVPGMIFRYVLHPDKTDEITYVSSQVREIFAIEPETALQNVAVLWERVHPDDLSAVLADVLVSAQTLEPFATTYRLLLPDQGVRWVQHMTHAERLENGDVIWDGIVVDVTDRKCIETQLAQSRQKYYSLIQSVNGIVWEYDLQTDRFIFVSHKAEEILGYSISAWLNEPNFWRNHVYEADLEKVEQQFNQAICAQQNCEMEYRMIAADGSLVWVYDVSSLNLDENGELTRSSGVLIDIRDRKQAEQALQALAERLDFALEGANIGIWEWSATSNRLIWDSRMFALYGIQPEEFSGQYEDWFNRVHPDDRAYVQQAEQESLQGTRDPLTEFRITWPDGTVRFIESRAFKHRNNQGEVIKAVGLNLDITDRKKAEQALQASQHFIQKIADASPNILFIYDLQESRNIYVNHAITPILGYTEEQIQVLGTTLFTRLMHPEDRERLPSYIAQLYEMQDGEIREFEYRMRHSNGEWRWLHSRDSVFSRDDQGRLKQTIGTAQDITDRKQAEIQLQHTNEELLRATRLKDEFLANMSHELRTPLNAILGMSEALQEQIFGTLNDRQLRSLKTIENSGHHLLALINDILDVAKIESGQVTLEYQSTNIKLLCQSSLTFIKQQAFKKNIQIDLQLPDQLPQLWVDERRIRQVLINLLTNAVKFTPDNGQITLMVNAPIDASTIEISIIDTGIGIAPEHQSKLFQPFIQIDSALNRQYSGTGLGLALVKQIAELHGGEVRLTSEVGVGSCFTIELPCHPPSETLVQPES; encoded by the coding sequence ATGGATCTCCGAACTCGCTCACTCCCTCAAGTTGATTTACGGTCGATCATTCTTCGAGAACCCCTCGTTGCGGATGCGAGCACAACGGTGCTCCAAGCGATCACTCAAATGAGTTGCGTTGCAACCATGGTTCCGGCTTTAGACTCGCTCAGGCGATCGCGCTGTGTGGTAGTGCTGGATGGTGAGGAAGTTCTTGGGGTGGTGTCAGAACAAGCAGTGTTACGTCTTGTGGCGCAGCAAGCTCCGATCGCGCAAATCCCCCTGAGCCAACTGCTGCCGTCGCCCGCCCTTACCCTGAAGGAATCAAACCTAACGGATTGGGTCACGGTGATCCAATTCATGGAACAGCATCAGATCAGCTATTTGCCGATCGTGGATGTCCACGATCGCTTAACGGGTCTACTTTCCTACGAATGTTTGCAGCAGCTTGCCCAGTTTAGTCAGCAAGCCAGTACCCTGATTGATCAATGCAATACCACCAACGAGCAATTACAAACGGAATTGGTTGAACGGCACCAAACCACGATCGAACTTCAGGCTAGTGAACAGCGCTATGCGGCTTTGGTCGCGGCGTCTCCTGTGGGTATTGTGCATACCGATAATGAGGGCATTTGCACCTATGTTAACGATCGCTATTGTGAAATTTTAGGTCTCGATGCAACGGCTCTACTCGGCCAACCTTGGTCTGTGGGATATCGGCCTGAGGATCTGGAACATATCGTCGAAGAATACGAAAAGGCCCACCGTGAAAATCGTCTCTGGGCGATCGAATATCAAATTCAACGGCCCGATGGCTCAGATGCCTGGATTTATGGTCAAGTAGCCGTTGAGTACAATGCTGAGGGGCAGGAAATTGGTTTCGTTGGCACGATTACTGATATTAGCGATCGCAAACGGACGGAATTCCTGCTAGAGAGTCAGCATAAAGTGCTCGAACGCATTGCGAAATCGGAGCCACTGTCCGATATCTTGGATGCGTTACTGCGAACCACAGAATTTCACCTACCGGGTACACTGTGTTCGATCCTGCTGTGTCAAGGAGGACATTTACATTGTGCAGCAGCTCCCAGTTTGCCTCTGGCCTATTGTGCTGCGGTCAATGGAGCACCTATTAGAGAAGGGATTGGTTCCTGTGGTACGGCGGCTTTCCGGCGGGAGGTGGTGATTGTTTCTGATATTGCAACGGATCCCCTCTGGCGGGATTATCAGGCGTTAGCGTTGACCTACGATTTGCGCGCCTGTTGGTCTGCCCCTATTGTCAGTGGTGAAGGCACGGTTCTGGGGGTGTTTGGAATTTATTATCGTGAACAACGAGTTCCCCAGCCCCAGGATCTAGATCGGTTGCGGCAATCCGCCCACATTGCAGGGATTGCGATCGAGCGGTCTCAGGCGATCGAAGCCCTGCACCAACTCAACCAGGAACTAGAATGCCGGGTGGAAGAACGCACGGCTGCGCTACAGGCTAGCGAAAACCGTTGGCAACTGGCGTTTAATGGCTCAAAGGCAGGGATTTGGGATTGGGATTTACAAAATAATGTGAAGTTCTATTCCCATGGTTGGAAGCAGAACCGGGGCTATGAAGATGAGGAAATCAGTGATTCAGTGGAGGAATTCTTTGCGCGGATTCATCCCGATGACTATGAGAATCTGATGGTCATCATGGCTGCGCTGCGATCGGGGGAAACGGATGTTTTCGAAGTTGAGTATCGCAGTTGTTGCAAAGATGGGTCATATATTTGGGTGCTCGATCGGGGGCAGGCATGGCGAGATGCCTCGGGCCAAGTGGTGCGCATCCTAGGTACAGAAATTGACATTACCGATCGTAAACACATTGAAGCCGCGTTAGCCGACAGTGAAGCCAAGTTCCGACGGTTGATTGAAGGGGGCCAGGATGTTATCTGGTCGATCGATTCCCAGGATCGCTTTACCTATCTTTCGCCTCAATTCAAAACGGTGTTTGGTTGGGAACCCAGTGAGTGGATTGGTAGGCCATCGCTGGAGGCTGTCTATCCGGACGATCGCGAGTGGTTAATCCAGCAACGCTTATTACCAGCCATCAACACCGCCCAAAGCTATCTAGAATTCCGCCATTGCCACCGCGATCGGCCCTATGTGTGGGTCAGAGCCAGTACAACGCCCGTCATGGATGCTACCGGACAGGTTATCGGTTACCAAGGCATTTTAACGGACATTACCGATCGCAAAATGGCTGAAATGGCCTTGCAAGCGAGTCAGGCTCAGTACCAACGGCTGACGGAAAATATTCCAGGGGTGATCTATCGCTATGTCCTGTATGCGGATGGGCAGGATGCTTATACCTATCTGGGTGCATGTCTCTATGATATGTTTGAACTAGAATCCGAAGCAGTTCTGCAATCAACTCAGCCACTGTGGGACAGGGTGCATCCCGACGATATCCCTCACTTGCAAGCGATCATTCTGCAATCTGCCCAAACCTTGCAACCCTGTAACAAGGAATTTCGGGTGATCCTCGCGCATGGGAGGATTAAGTGGATACAATTCATTTCGCAACCCGAACAACAGAGTGATGGTTCGTTGGCTTGGGATGGCATCTTTTTCGATGTCACCGATCGTAAAACTGCTGAAATTGCGTTACAAGCCAGCGAACGACGTTATGCCAGCCTTGCCGCTGCGGCTCCTGTTGCCATTTTCCGCTTTGATGCCCAGCTTAACTGCACCTATGTCAACGATCGCTGGAGCGAGATGACGGGTAGACCCGCTGAGTCTGCCCTAGGGCGAGGTTGGCTCAATGCATTACATCCTGAAGAACGAGAACAGACTCGGGAGACTTTGGCGGAGTTGCAGAAGAGCCTGGACTTCAACCTCTCAAGTTTGGCCACAGGGGAGGGGCGTCATTTGAACCCTGATGGAACGATTAACTGGTTTTATTCCAAGATTGTCCAAGAATTTGATGATTCGGGGCAGATGATTGGGTTCATTGGGACATTAACGGATATTACCGATCGCAAAACGATCGAGCAAGAACTCATCCTCAAGAAAAAGCATCTCACCGCTTTACTCAACAATATTCCACACATCGCTTGGATTAAGGATGAGCAGAGTCGGTTTATTGCCGTTAATCAACCCTTTGCTGAAGCCTGTGGTGTGGCTGCGGACGATCTCATTGGCCAGACTGACTACGATATTTGGCCTGCTGACTTAGCCGAAGCCTATCGTGATGATGATTTTCAGGTTTTGCAATCCGGTCAACGCAAAGTTGTGGAGGAGCGAGTTGCAATGGCCAATGGCACATTAGGCTGGCTAGAAACCACGAAAACGCCTTTTCGAAACGTTAATGGAGCGTTTGCTGGAACGGTTGGAATTGCGGCGGATATTACCGATCGTAAAACCGCTGAAATTGCACTGCGGGAAAGTGAGCGCCGGTATGCTAGTTTGGCCGTTGCGGCCCCTGTTGCTATTTTTCGTTTTGACGCGCAGCATAACTGCACTTACCTCAATGATCGCTGGAGTGAAATGACTGGACGTCCGATCGAATCGGGCTATGGACTAGGTTGGCTTGAGGCGATTCATCCCGACGATCGCTCCAAGTTAGCAGCTCTTGTTTGGTCTGAAGCCAATGTGCCAATTGCTCCAGAAGCGATGTCCCTCAGTAGTTGGGAGGGTCGGCATTTACATCCCGATGGCACCATTACTTGGTTTTATGTTCAGACCGTGCGGGAGTTGGATGAGTCGGGGAATCTCCTGGGCTATGTTGGGACGTTGACCGATATTACCGATCGTAAGCGCATTGAAGCAGAACTCGCAGAAAGTGAGGCCAAATTCCGACGCTTGGTGGAAGGTGGGCAAGATCTCATCTGGTCAGCGGATGCTGAAGATCGGTTTACCTATCTTTCGCCTCAATTCAAAACGTTGTTTGGTTGGGAACCCAGTGATTGGATTGGCAGATTAGCAGTCGAAACCGTTTATCCAGACGATCGCCCGTTGTTTCTTGAACACCAATCCATTGAACACGTAGGTACAGGCATTGGTTATCACGGGGGGACAGGCATTGGTTATATGGAGTTCCGTCATCTCCATCGCGATTTGCCCTATATTTGGGTCAGAGTGAGTGTCAAGCCTATTTTCGACCCAGAAGGTCAAATTGTAGGGTTTCAAGGGACTTTATCAGATATTACGAGTCTCAAAAATGCAGAGCTTGCTTTGCAAGAAAGTGAACGCCGCTATGCCAGCCTCGCTGCCGCAGTACCTGTGGCGATTTATCGCTTTGATTCCCCTTTAAATTGTGTGTATGTCAACGAGCGTTGGAGTGAGATAACGGGTCGCCCGAGGGAATCCGCCCTCGGACAAGGTTGGATCGATGGCTTACATCCTGACGATCGCGATCAGCTCCTCGAAACCTGGGAAAATCTATGGCAACAGGCTTCTCCCAGCACCCAATATTTTCAAGTAGGCGAATGGCGGCACTTACGACCGGATGGCACGATTAATTGGTTTTATTCACAGGTGGCCCAAGAGTTGGATTCGGATGGCAATGTCATTGGTTATGTCGGGACATTGACCGATATTACCGATCGTAAGATGGCAGAACTGGCTCTGCAAGAGAGTCAGACCCAGTTCCACCGAATGACAGAAAATGTACCGGGGATGATTTTCCGCTATGTGCTGCATCCCGATAAAACCGATGAGATAACCTATGTCAGTTCTCAGGTGAGGGAGATCTTTGCAATTGAACCCGAAACTGCCCTCCAAAATGTTGCTGTTCTTTGGGAGCGAGTTCACCCTGATGATTTGTCTGCGGTTTTGGCGGATGTTCTAGTTTCTGCCCAAACGCTGGAACCTTTTGCAACTACCTATCGCTTACTCCTACCCGATCAGGGAGTGCGTTGGGTGCAACATATGACCCATGCGGAACGCCTGGAGAATGGGGATGTCATTTGGGATGGAATTGTGGTTGATGTGACCGATCGTAAATGCATCGAAACCCAATTAGCTCAATCGCGCCAGAAATACTACAGCCTGATTCAGTCGGTTAATGGCATTGTTTGGGAGTATGATCTCCAGACCGATCGCTTTATCTTCGTTAGCCACAAAGCAGAAGAAATTCTTGGCTATTCCATCTCTGCTTGGCTTAATGAACCTAATTTCTGGCGGAATCATGTTTATGAAGCTGATTTAGAAAAAGTTGAACAGCAGTTTAATCAAGCCATTTGCGCTCAACAAAATTGTGAAATGGAATATCGCATGATTGCGGCGGATGGCAGCTTGGTCTGGGTCTATGATGTTTCAAGTCTCAATTTAGATGAAAATGGCGAATTGACGCGATCGAGTGGTGTTTTAATCGATATTCGCGATCGCAAACAAGCAGAACAGGCGTTGCAAGCCCTTGCAGAACGACTGGATTTTGCCTTGGAAGGGGCTAATATCGGTATTTGGGAATGGAGCGCAACCAGTAATCGTTTAATTTGGGATAGCCGGATGTTTGCTCTGTACGGCATTCAGCCCGAGGAATTTTCCGGTCAATACGAAGACTGGTTCAATCGAGTCCATCCCGACGATCGAGCCTATGTACAACAGGCAGAACAGGAATCTCTACAAGGTACAAGAGATCCCCTAACAGAATTTAGGATTACGTGGCCCGATGGCACCGTTCGCTTTATTGAATCCAGGGCATTTAAACATCGTAATAACCAAGGCGAAGTCATTAAGGCAGTGGGTTTAAATCTTGATATTACCGATCGCAAAAAAGCTGAACAAGCATTGCAAGCAAGTCAACACTTTATCCAAAAAATTGCGGATGCTTCTCCGAATATTCTATTCATCTATGATTTGCAAGAGTCGCGCAATATTTACGTCAATCATGCAATTACACCAATTCTTGGCTATACCGAAGAACAAATTCAGGTGCTGGGCACGACTCTATTTACCCGTTTGATGCATCCTGAAGATCGGGAACGGCTGCCAAGTTACATTGCTCAACTGTATGAAATGCAGGATGGTGAAATTCGGGAATTTGAATACCGGATGCGCCATAGCAATGGGGAATGGCGTTGGTTGCATAGTCGCGATTCAGTGTTTAGCCGGGACGACCAAGGTCGTTTGAAGCAGACGATTGGAACTGCGCAGGATATTACCGATCGTAAACAAGCTGAAATTCAATTGCAGCATACTAATGAAGAATTGCTGCGAGCTACACGACTGAAGGATGAATTTTTAGCGAATATGAGTCACGAATTGCGGACTCCTTTGAATGCGATTCTCGGAATGTCAGAAGCGTTACAAGAGCAAATCTTTGGGACACTGAACGATCGACAACTGCGATCGCTCAAAACCATCGAAAATAGCGGACATCATCTTCTAGCGCTGATTAACGATATCCTGGATGTCGCGAAAATTGAATCCGGGCAAGTTACGCTAGAGTATCAATCTACAAATATCAAATTACTATGCCAATCTAGCTTGACATTTATTAAACAGCAAGCCTTCAAGAAAAACATTCAGATCGATCTTCAATTACCCGACCAACTGCCGCAATTGTGGGTAGATGAACGTCGTATTCGACAGGTGTTGATTAATCTGCTAACAAATGCTGTTAAATTCACGCCGGATAATGGACAGATTACCTTAATGGTTAATGCCCCAATTGACGCTAGTACCATTGAAATCAGTATTATTGATACTGGTATTGGAATTGCACCGGAGCATCAGTCTAAGCTGTTCCAACCGTTTATTCAAATTGATAGTGCTCTGAATCGGCAATATTCTGGCACAGGGTTAGGATTGGCCTTGGTGAAACAGATTGCTGAACTCCATGGTGGTGAAGTGCGCTTAACCAGTGAGGTGGGGGTCGGCAGCTGTTTCACGATCGAACTTCCCTGCCATCCCCCCTCGGAAACCCTGGTGCAACCTGAGTCGTGA
- a CDS encoding class I SAM-dependent methyltransferase, producing MQDGYPEDLAYVHDVGHRDYALQSVPGILAILAQYEIREGLVVDLGCGSGLSAQALTKAHYQVLGVDLSEALIAIARRRVPEAEFRVESLFQTDIPSCHAVISIGECLNYLFDSNHSSDTLKNLFDRIYDALIPGGVFIFDIAEPGQVMQGSTTKSFQEGSDWIVLVEKEEDLRRSMLTRRITTLRKVEEQYQRADIVHQLRLYSAVDVAKILRNAGFRIQIIHQYGEFELPPAHAAFVARKP from the coding sequence ATGCAAGATGGATACCCCGAGGACCTCGCCTATGTGCATGATGTTGGGCATCGTGATTACGCACTCCAATCGGTGCCAGGAATCCTTGCTATTCTAGCCCAATATGAAATTCGAGAGGGGTTGGTCGTTGATTTGGGGTGTGGGAGTGGTCTGTCTGCTCAGGCATTGACAAAGGCCCATTACCAGGTGTTGGGCGTTGATCTATCGGAGGCCCTGATTGCGATCGCCCGTCGTAGAGTCCCCGAAGCAGAGTTTCGAGTGGAGTCTTTATTTCAAACTGACATTCCATCCTGTCACGCAGTGATTTCGATCGGGGAATGTTTAAATTATTTATTTGATTCTAATCATAGCTCTGATACGTTGAAAAATCTATTCGATCGAATATACGATGCTTTGATTCCCGGTGGTGTTTTTATTTTTGATATTGCAGAACCAGGACAGGTGATGCAAGGCAGTACAACCAAAAGTTTTCAGGAAGGGAGTGATTGGATTGTCCTAGTGGAGAAGGAAGAAGATCTACGGCGATCGATGCTGACCCGTCGGATTACGACCCTCCGCAAGGTGGAGGAGCAATATCAGCGGGCAGATATTGTGCATCAACTGCGGTTATATTCTGCGGTGGATGTCGCCAAGATTTTGCGCAATGCCGGATTCCGGATTCAAATTATTCATCAGTATGGCGAGTTTGAATTACCACCTGCCCATGCTGCTTTTGTTGCGCGGAAACCCTAG
- a CDS encoding DUF6151 family protein translates to MPQSIRCHCGKLQGTLNHSQTVSRCVCYCADCQAFARFLKREHEILDEMGGTNIIQTLPANITFTEGIENLTCMRLTDTGMLRWYAACCNTPIGNTLATPNLSFIGVIHTCLSLDQTSLQNVFGPIRMYVNTESAIGETKPKSAGVLSGTLRVMGMMLKARCDGRYKQTPFFVMESSTPIVVPKVLNAEELKNVKNVG, encoded by the coding sequence ATGCCCCAATCAATTCGTTGTCATTGTGGCAAACTCCAAGGCACACTGAACCACAGTCAAACCGTCAGCCGATGTGTGTGCTATTGTGCCGATTGCCAAGCCTTTGCCCGTTTCCTCAAGCGAGAGCATGAAATACTCGACGAAATGGGAGGAACTAACATCATTCAGACCCTCCCTGCTAATATCACGTTTACCGAAGGCATCGAGAATTTGACCTGTATGCGTCTTACAGACACTGGGATGCTGCGATGGTACGCTGCGTGTTGTAATACGCCAATCGGGAATACGCTTGCAACCCCCAACCTATCTTTCATTGGGGTTATCCATACCTGCTTGAGTTTAGATCAAACGTCGTTGCAAAATGTATTTGGGCCGATCAGAATGTACGTCAACACCGAATCGGCGATCGGGGAAACCAAGCCAAAATCGGCAGGCGTTCTATCTGGCACCTTGCGCGTGATGGGGATGATGCTAAAAGCGCGTTGTGACGGCAGGTATAAACAAACCCCCTTCTTTGTTATGGAATCCAGCACTCCGATTGTTGTTCCCAAAGTGCTCAACGCTGAGGAGTTGAAGAACGTAAAGAATGTTGGATAA